In Deltaproteobacteria bacterium, the DNA window CGGCCCCATTGGGACCGATGAGTCCCACAATTTCCCCTTCTTCCACATCGAAAGAGATTTGCTGGTTGGCCACCAGCCCCCCAAAATATTTGGAAACTTCCTGGACCTTGAGGAGGCTCATGGGTATTTTCTCCTCTTAAGCCGGACCTTTTCCACGATCCCCCAGATTCCCCGGGGCTCAAAGGCGGCCACGGCCATGATGATGGCGCTGTAAATGATCAGGTCTATCCCGACCAGGCCGGCCGAGGCCCCCAACCATTCTTTGAGATAGCTCTTCAAAGGGATAAGGATGGCCGCACCGATGATCGGGCCCCAGAGGGAACCGGCCCCGCCGAGCATGGCCATTAAGGCGATCAAAACCGAGATGTCCAAACTCATGGTATCTTCCGGTTCGATGTTTTTGATGTAACAGGCATGAAAAGAGCCGACCGCGCTGACAAAGGCCGTGGCCACGGCATAGGTCTTGATTTTGGCCCAGTGGACGTCGATGCCCAAGGAGCGGGCCACTTCTTCATTGTCTTTGATGGAGCGGAGCTGGAACCCCAGCCTGGACTTGCGAAACCAGTTCATATAAAAAAGGCCGATAAAAAAGAACCCCAGGATCAGGTAATAGTAATAGACGTCCTCCTTGAAGATGAGACGGAAAAAATCGGGTGGTGCATATTTGATGGGCGATATTTCCAGGCCCCGGGCGGCCCCGACAAAATTCCAGACCTCAAAAATATCCTTGAGCACCAGGGAAGTGGCGATGGTGGCGATGGCAAAATAATGCCCCTTTAGACGGAACAGCGGGTAGCCGAGGATAAAGGACCAGCCCACGGCCAGGGCCATACCCAGCGGCATGGAAAACCAAAAGGGGATATCCCAGCGGATCAAAAGCACGGCCGTGGTATAGGCCCCGATGCCGACGTACTGGGCCTTGCCCAGATCGACCTGACCCCCATAGCCGCCGATGGTGTTCCAGCCCATGCCGTAGACACTGAACATCAAAAACTGGATCAGGGTGGCCAGGGCAAAATTGGAGTGGGAAAACAGAGGGAAGCTGATCAGGAAAAGGCCTACCAGAGCGGCTATGGTCCGATCAAACCGGGTGAAATCCGAAAAATCCAGGGCGTTTTTTATTGCTTCCATCCGAACAGACCTCGGGGCCGCAAGACCATGATTAGGAAGTAGACCAAATAAACCAGGGTATATTTAAAAGAGGTCATGGGGACCTGCTCCATCCACTTAATATGAAACGTATAGGTAAAAAAATCCCAGATCCCCGGGAATTCGGTAATGATGCCCACCACCAGACCGGCCAAAAAGGCCCCGGGAACGCTCCCGAAGCCCCCTAATGCCACGATGGTAAAGGCGATCATGGTAAATAAAAGGCCCGCAAAGGGATTGACCGACCAGAAGTTGACCAGCAAGGCCCCGGCGATGGTGGCCGTGGCTCCGCCCAAACCCCAGGCCAGGGCATTCATCCTTTCGGTCCGGATGCCCATATAGCGGGCCCCTTCGGCGTTCAAGGCCGTAGCCGTCAGGGCCCTGCCTATTTTGGAGCGGTTCATGAGCAGCCAGATGGCTAAAAAGGCGGCTACGGATAAAAAAGCCGCAGCCAACTTGGTGGCCGGAAGGACCACGCCCATGCCGATTTCAAAACTCTTGCCCACCAGGATCCCTTTATTGACGGCCCGGTCTTCGGAGCCCATGAGCAGCAAGGCCAGGTTTCTCAAAAAAAGCATGAGCCCGAAGGTGCCCAGGAGCTGAGCCACCATGGGCCCCCGCAACAGATATTTGGCCAGGCCGTAATAACAGAGGAGCCCTAAAAGAAAGCCGAACAAAGCGGCGGCCGGGATGCTGAATAAAGGGTCCAGACCCGTGACCTGGGCAATCAATAGACCGGCATACATGCCGATCATCAGATATTCGCCGTGGGCGAAATTGACCATATCCATCACACCGAAGATAATGGTCAGTCCCAAGGCCACGATGGCTAATACCATCCCCAATAACAAACCGGATACGATGGCGCTCAGTAAGATTTCCATTAACCGTGTTCTCTTAAGAAAAGGCCCAAGGCGCAGGGTTCAAGGTTCAAGGAAAACCGAGGGCCGGGGCGGGTTTAAAACCCACCCCTACAAAGGTTGAGGACTATTCATAGGTTTTCGAACCGAACTCCGAACTCTTAACTCCGAACTTTCTATCGGGTTAAAAACCCTTAAAAGGAAAAATCAGGTTCGCGCTGGCCACGTCAAAAGGATAGGCGATTTCCAGGGTGATATTTCCATCCTTGTCTTTCTGATACTGGCCGATCATACCGGACCCCAAGGCATTCTGACCCAGATCCGGCCCACTGGTATTGAATTTGATCCCGGCCCAGGGGACAATGAGTTGATTGCCGGGGATATGGATCGTGTTGGCCCCCTTCTGAATATCGGCCGGTTTGGTCGATCCGGCCTTTTCCAGAACCTCCACCCAGGTCTGAACACCGGTAAAGGCCCTGGCCGAGGCCCCGCTTAAATCATGGCCGGTTTTTTTCTTATAAAATTCATTAACCTGTCCGGCCACCTTTTTGACCGTGGCCACTTTGGGTAAAAAAACCGTCCGGGTCAGGACCCCGACAATGTCATCGCCAAGGGTGTTTTTGAATTCCGGAGCCTCAAATCCGGCATCCTGTCCCCAAACGATCTTGGGTTGAGCCTTTTGGGCCTTGAGGGTCTTCATCATTAAGATGGCGTCCGAGGCATAAGAGGCAAAGAGCATGGCGTCGGGTTTAACGGCCTTCAGCGAGCCCACTTCACTGGAAAGATCCACGGATTTGCCGGCATAGAGTATGGACTTTTTAACGGTAAAGCCGTATTCTTTGGAAAAAGTTTCGATCAATTTAGAAACACTTGACCCCCACTCGGTTTTTTCACAAGCCGAGGCCAAATTGGCGATCTCCGCCTTGGGAACGGCCTTTACTCCCTTGGCTTTGCCTTCGGTCAGGCCTTTTAAAAATTCGAAGAGGTCTTTGGTAAAGGTCACATCATGGGGGGTGGTCCGCCAGAACCATTTGAACCCCCGATCGGTCAAATCCGGGGAGGTGGAGGAATCGTTGATCATGGGGGTACCGTATTGTTCACAGACGGCGCTGACCGTTTTGGTTACAGCACTGTGATAGCAACCCATGATACCCACGACCTTATCATCCAAAATCAACTTCTTGGCCAAGTCGGCCCCCAAGGTCGGGTTGCCTTCATGATCTTTGAAGATCAATTCGATCTTGGCCCCATCCAGTCTTTTGATTCCTGAATTTTTGGCCATGGTCATGGCCATGTTGGGATAAACATTATTG includes these proteins:
- a CDS encoding branched-chain amino acid ABC transporter permease; translated protein: MEAIKNALDFSDFTRFDRTIAALVGLFLISFPLFSHSNFALATLIQFLMFSVYGMGWNTIGGYGGQVDLGKAQYVGIGAYTTAVLLIRWDIPFWFSMPLGMALAVGWSFILGYPLFRLKGHYFAIATIATSLVLKDIFEVWNFVGAARGLEISPIKYAPPDFFRLIFKEDVYYYYLILGFFFIGLFYMNWFRKSRLGFQLRSIKDNEEVARSLGIDVHWAKIKTYAVATAFVSAVGSFHACYIKNIEPEDTMSLDISVLIALMAMLGGAGSLWGPIIGAAILIPLKSYLKEWLGASAGLVGIDLIIYSAIIMAVAAFEPRGIWGIVEKVRLKRRKYP
- a CDS encoding branched-chain amino acid ABC transporter permease codes for the protein MEILLSAIVSGLLLGMVLAIVALGLTIIFGVMDMVNFAHGEYLMIGMYAGLLIAQVTGLDPLFSIPAAALFGFLLGLLCYYGLAKYLLRGPMVAQLLGTFGLMLFLRNLALLLMGSEDRAVNKGILVGKSFEIGMGVVLPATKLAAAFLSVAAFLAIWLLMNRSKIGRALTATALNAEGARYMGIRTERMNALAWGLGGATATIAGALLVNFWSVNPFAGLLFTMIAFTIVALGGFGSVPGAFLAGLVVGIITEFPGIWDFFTYTFHIKWMEQVPMTSFKYTLVYLVYFLIMVLRPRGLFGWKQ
- a CDS encoding ABC transporter substrate-binding protein; this translates as MKKQWGISGMLVLVALVMGMGTALAANTVKIGVIYPLTGGAAAEGRELRAGAELAQEIANNVYPNMAMTMAKNSGIKRLDGAKIELIFKDHEGNPTLGADLAKKLILDDKVVGIMGCYHSAVTKTVSAVCEQYGTPMINDSSTSPDLTDRGFKWFWRTTPHDVTFTKDLFEFLKGLTEGKAKGVKAVPKAEIANLASACEKTEWGSSVSKLIETFSKEYGFTVKKSILYAGKSVDLSSEVGSLKAVKPDAMLFASYASDAILMMKTLKAQKAQPKIVWGQDAGFEAPEFKNTLGDDIVGVLTRTVFLPKVATVKKVAGQVNEFYKKKTGHDLSGASARAFTGVQTWVEVLEKAGSTKPADIQKGANTIHIPGNQLIVPWAGIKFNTSGPDLGQNALGSGMIGQYQKDKDGNITLEIAYPFDVASANLIFPFKGF